From a region of the Thiorhodovibrio winogradskyi genome:
- a CDS encoding HyaD/HybD family hydrogenase maturation endopeptidase, translating into MSIPISNPASDLDPDLDPYLDRASTSQPDKTAGSDALIIGLGNLLLSDEGVGIHVLRLLERDFNFTPRVELVDGGTTGLDLLALFQDHDLILLIDAIFAPDMAPGEIQILRNEAILAALSKKLSMHHLGISDVLALAQLLDYRPREIVLLGVVPENLELGTELSAPVAKQLPNILSGLQGVLGDWCIAMQAHQPDRTAPSTKGAALFLGKRPDAH; encoded by the coding sequence GTGTCAATACCAATCTCTAATCCGGCCTCTGATCTAGACCCTGATCTGGACCCTTATCTTGATCGGGCTTCGACCTCGCAGCCAGACAAGACCGCCGGGTCCGATGCCCTCATCATCGGACTCGGCAACCTGCTTCTAAGCGACGAGGGCGTCGGCATCCATGTCCTGCGCCTGCTCGAACGCGACTTCAACTTCACGCCCCGGGTTGAGTTGGTCGACGGCGGCACCACCGGCCTCGACCTGCTCGCACTCTTTCAGGATCATGATCTTATCCTGCTGATCGACGCCATCTTCGCACCCGACATGGCGCCCGGCGAGATTCAGATCCTGCGCAACGAAGCCATTCTGGCGGCCTTGTCAAAAAAACTGTCCATGCACCACCTGGGCATCAGCGACGTGCTCGCCCTCGCGCAACTACTCGACTATCGACCGCGCGAGATCGTCCTGCTCGGCGTAGTTCCCGAGAATCTGGAACTCGGCACCGAGCTGTCCGCGCCCGTTGCAAAACAACTGCCCAATATTCTGTCCGGCCTCCAAGGAGTTCTCGGCGATTGGTGCATTGCGATGCAGGCACATCAGCCCGACCGCACTGCCCCATCTACCAAGGGAGCTGCACTCTTTCTCGGCAAGAGGCCCGACGCCCATTGA
- a CDS encoding nickel-dependent hydrogenase large subunit has translation MTINRITVDPVTRIEGHLRVDCDIKDGKVVNAWSSGQMWRGIETILTGRDPRDAWLYTQRICGVCTTVHAIVSVRAVENALDMEIPLNAQLIRNIIMAAHGIHDHLVHFYHLSALDWVDVVSALSADPKKAEQLAQSLSNWPHNNAVHFAQVQAKVKKFVESGQLGIFAHGYWGHPAMKLPPEANLMAVAHYLEALEYQRKANQITAILGAKTPHIQNLAVGGVANPINPDEQSALNMERLAYVKTLMDEIQGFIREVYLPDVTAIAAIYADWLPYGQGVTNYLSAPDFPKDGKGTDFAMPGGYIPNGDIAQFRPITHFGDPFFEQNVKESIKHAWYDGDWTRSPYQEDTIPKYTDFDENGAYSWVKAPTFADKPAQVGPLANVLAMVAAGDERTRKYLKVAMDRIGAITRSRVPLSVLHSTLGRHAARCVRTQVLYDMLEDNYHALLANIASGDMTTFNPPTFPKGEQMGFGFHEAPRGILSHWVVIENGTIKNYQAVVPSTWNAGPRNQNDEKGPYEASLMHNPILDEQRPLEVLRTIHSFDPCLACAIHLHDNQGRDIVRVNTNL, from the coding sequence GTGACCATTAACCGCATCACAGTAGACCCAGTAACGCGCATCGAGGGGCACCTGCGCGTCGATTGCGACATCAAGGACGGCAAAGTCGTCAATGCCTGGTCGAGCGGCCAGATGTGGCGCGGCATCGAGACCATTCTCACCGGTCGCGACCCGCGCGATGCCTGGCTCTATACCCAGCGCATCTGTGGAGTCTGCACCACGGTGCACGCCATCGTCTCGGTGCGCGCGGTCGAGAATGCACTCGACATGGAAATCCCGCTCAATGCCCAGTTGATTCGCAACATCATCATGGCCGCCCATGGCATCCATGATCATCTGGTGCATTTCTATCATCTCTCGGCGCTCGACTGGGTGGACGTGGTCTCCGCCTTGTCAGCCGACCCCAAAAAAGCCGAGCAACTCGCTCAGAGCCTGTCGAACTGGCCGCATAATAATGCCGTGCATTTCGCCCAGGTACAGGCGAAGGTGAAAAAATTCGTCGAAAGCGGCCAGCTTGGTATTTTCGCCCATGGCTATTGGGGCCATCCAGCAATGAAACTGCCGCCGGAGGCCAATCTCATGGCTGTGGCGCATTATTTGGAAGCGCTTGAATACCAGCGCAAAGCCAATCAGATCACCGCCATTCTCGGCGCCAAGACCCCGCATATCCAAAATCTCGCTGTCGGCGGCGTGGCCAACCCCATCAATCCCGATGAACAGTCCGCTCTCAACATGGAGCGCCTGGCCTACGTCAAAACTCTGATGGATGAAATTCAGGGCTTTATCCGCGAGGTCTATCTGCCCGATGTCACCGCCATTGCCGCCATCTATGCCGACTGGCTGCCTTATGGCCAGGGGGTCACCAATTACCTTTCCGCGCCCGACTTCCCCAAGGACGGCAAGGGCACCGACTTTGCCATGCCCGGTGGTTATATTCCCAATGGCGATATTGCCCAATTCCGCCCCATCACCCATTTCGGCGATCCCTTCTTTGAACAAAACGTCAAGGAAAGCATCAAGCACGCCTGGTACGACGGCGACTGGACCCGCTCGCCCTATCAAGAAGACACCATTCCGAAATACACTGATTTCGACGAAAACGGGGCTTATTCCTGGGTTAAGGCGCCCACCTTCGCCGACAAACCTGCCCAGGTTGGCCCGCTGGCCAATGTGCTCGCCATGGTCGCGGCGGGCGACGAGCGCACCCGGAAGTACCTCAAGGTAGCCATGGATCGCATCGGCGCCATCACCCGCTCGCGGGTGCCTCTGAGCGTGCTGCACTCAACGCTTGGCCGTCATGCCGCGCGCTGCGTACGCACCCAGGTGCTCTACGACATGCTTGAGGACAATTACCATGCGCTGCTGGCCAATATCGCCAGCGGCGACATGACGACATTCAATCCGCCGACCTTCCCCAAGGGCGAGCAGATGGGCTTTGGTTTCCACGAGGCGCCGCGGGGCATTCTGTCGCACTGGGTCGTGATCGAAAATGGCACAATCAAAAACTACCAGGCGGTGGTACCCTCCACCTGGAATGCCGGCCCGCGCAACCAGAACGACGAGAAAGGCCCTTATGAGGCATCCCTAATGCACAACCCCATCCTCGACGAACAACGCCCGCTCGAGGTGTTGCGCACCATACATTCCTTCGATCCCTGCCTGGCCTGCGCCATTCACCTGCACGACAACCAGGGCCGCGACATCGTCCGTGTCAATACCAATCTCTAA
- the hybA gene encoding hydrogenase 2 operon protein HybA has protein sequence MKIDRRQFFKVMAAGGAVAVGASPVQARPCKTLPPDAIGILYDANLCIGCKACEVACKVANDMPMSGDGAIDQAYGVQDAWDGDDDLNGRTMNKIKAYVAEGSRTDLDDPDACFIKRSCMHCIDPDCVSACPVSALTKDPFTGIVSYNPDACIGCRYCQLACPFNIPKFQYDKTFPQIVKCQLCAPRIAEGEIPACCDACPTGASLFGRVEDLRAEGHRRLAMQPGERVEFPLNQLGGKTRAAEAQKYHPHLYGETESGGTQYLMVAGVPFEQLGMPPVGDESRARLSETLQHSLYKGMVAPGLLLGGLVYAAYQHTKEDREDQEDRQNRPEQEHGDD, from the coding sequence ATGAAGATCGATCGCCGTCAGTTTTTCAAAGTCATGGCCGCCGGTGGCGCGGTTGCCGTCGGTGCTTCCCCGGTTCAGGCTCGCCCTTGCAAGACGCTGCCGCCGGATGCCATCGGTATCCTGTACGATGCCAATCTGTGCATTGGTTGCAAGGCCTGCGAGGTCGCCTGCAAGGTCGCCAATGACATGCCCATGAGCGGTGATGGCGCCATCGACCAGGCCTATGGCGTTCAAGATGCCTGGGATGGTGATGACGATTTGAATGGTCGCACCATGAATAAGATCAAGGCCTATGTGGCCGAGGGAAGCCGCACGGATCTTGATGACCCGGACGCCTGCTTTATCAAGCGCTCCTGCATGCACTGCATCGACCCGGACTGTGTCTCAGCCTGCCCGGTCAGCGCACTGACCAAAGATCCCTTCACCGGCATTGTCAGCTACAACCCGGACGCCTGTATCGGCTGCCGCTATTGTCAGCTGGCCTGCCCCTTCAATATCCCCAAGTTCCAGTACGACAAAACCTTCCCGCAGATTGTCAAATGCCAACTCTGCGCGCCACGCATCGCCGAGGGCGAGATCCCGGCCTGTTGCGATGCTTGCCCGACCGGAGCCAGCCTGTTTGGCCGGGTCGAGGACTTGCGCGCCGAGGGCCATCGGCGGCTTGCCATGCAGCCGGGCGAGCGGGTGGAGTTTCCGCTCAATCAACTCGGCGGCAAGACGCGCGCGGCCGAGGCCCAGAAGTACCATCCGCATCTCTATGGCGAGACCGAGAGCGGCGGCACCCAGTATCTGATGGTGGCCGGCGTGCCCTTTGAGCAGCTCGGCATGCCGCCGGTGGGCGATGAATCGCGCGCGCGTTTGTCCGAGACGCTGCAACATAGCCTATACAAAGGCATGGTCGCTCCCGGCCTGCTGCTTGGTGGTTTGGTCTATGCCGCCTATCAGCATACCAAGGAGGATCGCGAAGACCAGGAAGATCGCCAGAACCGTCCCGAGCAGGAGCATGGCGATGACTGA
- a CDS encoding cytochrome c3 family protein, protein MMKKHLALDPDRRAGGFGRTTHLSPLGLAKRLAQSLPWFPLALMLALGFAGPLPLIAASAPESDAQSDAQSDAETAMTLPAVNAQAAAEQRACLRCHGMATMAYRDPESGEIVSLVVDQKAFNHSVHGDQPCSQCHADGYLDYPHAPEQPASELSCVQCHEDHPENTDRVNFTVIEREYQASVHALSDDPEAEGFHCHSCHDPHVFRASLLGRDIPEIVAYDNQICLSCHEQLRDPLSESHAWLPNRDKHWASVRCLECHTPLSDNGRPVSHEILSAENSNVNCVECHSQGQGLLSRLYQYRSREDIEKQGFFAKAVFNEAYVVGMSRNPLIDRLALFILGLTVLVLAAHGYGRYRAYQALREQQSTAADEGDKQ, encoded by the coding sequence ATGATGAAAAAACACCTTGCACTTGATCCTGACCGGCGCGCCGGCGGATTCGGCCGAACGACACACTTGTCACCGCTGGGCTTGGCAAAACGCCTGGCCCAGTCCCTTCCCTGGTTCCCCTTGGCACTGATGCTGGCGCTCGGTTTTGCTGGTCCGCTTCCCCTCATTGCCGCATCGGCCCCGGAGTCCGATGCGCAGTCAGATGCGCAGTCCGATGCGGAAACCGCCATGACACTCCCGGCTGTCAATGCGCAAGCCGCTGCCGAGCAACGCGCCTGTTTGCGTTGCCATGGCATGGCCACCATGGCCTATCGCGATCCAGAGAGCGGAGAGATTGTCAGCCTGGTTGTCGATCAGAAGGCTTTTAACCACTCGGTGCATGGAGACCAACCCTGTAGTCAATGTCACGCGGATGGGTATTTGGACTATCCGCATGCTCCCGAACAGCCAGCCTCGGAGTTGAGCTGCGTCCAGTGCCATGAGGATCACCCGGAGAACACTGACCGGGTGAATTTCACTGTCATCGAACGGGAATACCAGGCCAGCGTCCATGCGCTCTCCGACGACCCGGAGGCAGAGGGCTTTCACTGCCACTCTTGCCACGATCCCCACGTCTTCCGCGCTTCTCTGCTGGGGCGGGACATCCCCGAGATTGTCGCCTACGACAACCAAATCTGCCTGTCTTGTCATGAGCAATTGCGTGATCCCTTGAGCGAATCCCACGCCTGGCTGCCCAACCGCGACAAGCATTGGGCGTCGGTGCGCTGTTTGGAGTGTCATACGCCTTTGAGCGACAATGGTCGCCCGGTCTCGCATGAGATCCTGAGCGCTGAAAATAGCAATGTGAATTGCGTCGAGTGCCATTCCCAGGGGCAAGGACTCTTGAGCAGGCTGTATCAATACCGCTCACGTGAAGACATCGAGAAACAAGGCTTTTTCGCCAAGGCCGTGTTCAATGAGGCCTATGTGGTCGGCATGAGTCGAAATCCTCTGATCGACCGCCTAGCGCTGTTCATCCTTGGGCTCACGGTGCTGGTGCTGGCGGCACACGGTTACGGTCGCTATCGTGCTTACCAGGCCTTGCGCGAACAGCAGTCGACAGCGGCGGATGAAGGAGACAAACAATGA
- a CDS encoding hydrogenase small subunit: MNDRLKSVSDAPGPGSLSSSPPAPEQTALAPDMEDHLELHGLNRRRFLQFATSITAAMGLPAAMTGQVLAAVEQAAAGPARPPVIWLHFQECTGCTESLLRATHPTVEGLILDLISLDYSETLLAAAGHQAEQALHDSLENNKGGFILVVEGSVPTADNGNFCKVAGKTPQQMLHGIAPHAAAAIAIGSCASWGGVQSAAPNPTGAIGIQEALKLYGISKSDGTALPVINLPGCPASPYNILSTVLYYLTLSQLPELDAKGRPKFAYGRLIHENCERRPHFDAGRFAEEYGDDGHRQGWCLYKLGCKGPETYANCPVIEFGDVGGNTWPVGIGHPCFGCSEQGVGFHKPLHEQAKNVSLTSPSIFPGIITEHPGGVTLTSAAVAGAIGGGTLVYALGANSKLKALEEAEARSATNPSSEVSET, encoded by the coding sequence ATGAATGATCGACTCAAGTCTGTTTCCGATGCCCCCGGTCCTGGGAGCCTTTCATCATCCCCGCCAGCCCCAGAGCAAACCGCCCTGGCGCCCGACATGGAAGATCATCTGGAACTCCACGGCCTCAATCGCCGTCGCTTCCTGCAGTTCGCCACCAGCATCACAGCGGCCATGGGGCTGCCGGCGGCCATGACCGGCCAGGTACTCGCCGCCGTTGAACAGGCCGCCGCCGGCCCAGCGCGTCCGCCGGTGATCTGGCTGCATTTTCAGGAATGCACCGGCTGCACGGAATCCCTGCTGCGCGCCACCCACCCCACGGTCGAGGGACTGATCCTGGATCTGATCTCGCTCGACTATTCCGAGACGTTGCTGGCCGCCGCGGGTCATCAGGCCGAGCAGGCGCTACATGATTCGCTCGAGAACAACAAGGGCGGCTTCATCCTGGTGGTCGAGGGCTCGGTGCCCACTGCCGACAATGGCAACTTCTGCAAGGTCGCGGGCAAAACACCGCAGCAGATGTTGCACGGGATCGCCCCACACGCGGCCGCGGCCATCGCCATCGGCTCCTGCGCCTCCTGGGGTGGCGTGCAGAGCGCCGCACCCAACCCAACCGGCGCCATCGGCATTCAAGAAGCGCTGAAACTCTATGGCATCAGCAAATCCGATGGCACCGCGCTGCCGGTGATCAACCTGCCCGGCTGTCCAGCCTCGCCCTACAACATTCTCTCGACTGTCCTTTATTACCTGACGCTGAGCCAGTTGCCCGAGCTGGACGCCAAGGGCCGGCCAAAATTCGCCTATGGCCGTCTGATTCACGAAAACTGCGAGCGCCGTCCCCACTTCGACGCCGGTCGTTTTGCCGAGGAATACGGCGATGACGGTCATCGTCAGGGCTGGTGTCTGTACAAGCTTGGCTGTAAGGGGCCCGAGACCTACGCCAACTGCCCGGTGATCGAATTCGGCGATGTTGGCGGCAACACCTGGCCGGTGGGCATTGGCCATCCTTGCTTTGGCTGCTCCGAGCAAGGCGTTGGTTTCCACAAGCCGCTGCATGAGCAGGCAAAAAATGTCTCGCTCACCTCACCGTCCATCTTCCCCGGCATCATCACCGAGCACCCCGGCGGCGTCACCCTGACCTCCGCCGCCGTGGCTGGTGCCATCGGCGGCGGTACCCTGGTTTATGCGCTTGGCGCCAACAGCAAACTCAAGGCGCTCGAAGAGGCGGAAGCCCGGAGCGCGACCAACCCCTCATCCGAAGTCAGCGAGACCTAA
- a CDS encoding cytochrome c3 family protein: protein MSTLTESLVSAKSKRLFLIIGGILLAVILAYKFLYPVFFDAYVGKTNAPLSFDSSRELTEREFEALARELSEEARHNRAAEMVSEDQDAFARKVKVEMLMNTPSFVSQAEPDHIKYFREAGIRQYKGPETCLRCHETITVGHGEGELKTVNTLEDIVNSVHFKFQTSSGGFSTFGYDGRQVNAGPHKIPVGKIDRACGIPGSFTWTGWAALVESRPEHPEGEGAIEMRSEGCGQCHIGGNYQPATEKMMPIGDVPEMAKEGIDCLICHSRTYDMNKRHVIRDDKGTRWNQDRSMRAALTVAEIRSDNCLRCHQHNMGGDIYEHNFAATQLGDEAKRLLHHGAKRGNPFSPQDDVHAAAGIQCTDCHEPEGHKIPRGRMGVDLVANDLPDVDVTCASCHSEAPHNNSEHKALLNGHIARMACETCHIKELEDNSVVLRDWVHPTWNPEEGVWEPTDIYQSGEPGKGFQFLWFNGNGTFLANALGNNPEGTGDYNPLMHQMVKIDDADALAEIRAAVEKLKETYPEIDVDAYIEKATNPLSQLTPEMLEKRRQMIAENLKFAMNDGESRIYPFKMFNAMMYEDMGNQGPFGAMILPFDYATYYETGDGKASVKQAISDPIVQRMYQMPFKLYMMDEFMYYFGVMEGWDPSYPLVDGELVNVEPHWMRQMGTLMVNHGIQGEGRDCKECHDPNGVMDFAALAYPPERVAQLQNLEGLKASGQNPDQKVQPLPAPPVPAKPPIQAQAADRVSPDRAPVGPPAARPVPGVPAARPLAPGPHERMSVNPPYPYWPR from the coding sequence ATGAGCACCCTGACCGAAAGCCTTGTCAGCGCCAAATCCAAACGCCTCTTTCTGATCATCGGCGGCATCCTGCTGGCGGTGATTCTGGCGTACAAGTTTCTCTATCCGGTGTTCTTCGATGCTTATGTCGGCAAGACCAATGCGCCGCTCAGCTTCGACAGCAGCCGGGAATTGACCGAGAGGGAATTCGAGGCACTGGCGCGCGAACTCAGTGAGGAGGCTCGCCACAACAGAGCAGCCGAAATGGTCAGCGAGGATCAGGATGCCTTCGCGCGCAAAGTCAAGGTCGAGATGCTGATGAACACCCCGTCCTTTGTCAGCCAGGCCGAGCCCGACCACATCAAATACTTCCGCGAGGCCGGTATTCGCCAATACAAAGGGCCTGAAACCTGCCTGCGCTGTCATGAAACCATCACCGTTGGTCATGGCGAGGGTGAACTCAAAACAGTCAACACCCTGGAGGACATCGTCAATTCCGTGCATTTCAAGTTCCAGACGTCCTCCGGGGGTTTCTCCACCTTTGGCTATGACGGGCGCCAGGTCAATGCGGGGCCGCACAAAATCCCGGTGGGCAAGATCGACCGTGCCTGTGGTATCCCCGGCAGCTTCACCTGGACCGGCTGGGCGGCCTTGGTGGAAAGTCGCCCCGAGCACCCCGAGGGCGAAGGCGCGATCGAGATGCGCAGTGAAGGCTGTGGTCAATGCCATATCGGGGGCAATTACCAACCCGCCACCGAGAAAATGATGCCTATTGGCGATGTGCCCGAGATGGCCAAGGAGGGCATCGATTGCCTGATCTGCCATTCGCGCACCTATGACATGAACAAGCGCCATGTGATTCGCGATGACAAGGGCACCCGCTGGAATCAGGACCGTAGCATGCGCGCCGCCCTGACCGTGGCCGAGATCCGCAGTGACAACTGCTTGCGCTGCCACCAGCACAACATGGGTGGCGACATCTATGAGCACAACTTCGCCGCCACTCAGCTTGGCGATGAAGCCAAACGTCTGCTGCATCACGGCGCCAAGCGCGGCAATCCCTTTAGCCCGCAAGACGATGTGCATGCCGCCGCCGGCATTCAATGCACCGACTGCCACGAGCCGGAAGGCCATAAGATTCCGCGTGGGCGCATGGGTGTGGATCTGGTCGCCAATGATCTGCCGGACGTGGATGTGACCTGCGCCAGTTGCCATTCCGAGGCCCCACACAACAATTCCGAGCATAAAGCCCTGCTGAATGGCCACATCGCCCGCATGGCCTGCGAGACTTGTCACATCAAGGAGTTGGAAGACAACAGCGTGGTACTGCGCGACTGGGTCCACCCAACCTGGAATCCCGAGGAGGGGGTCTGGGAACCCACGGATATCTATCAGTCGGGGGAACCGGGCAAGGGCTTTCAATTCCTCTGGTTCAACGGCAATGGTACCTTCCTCGCCAATGCGCTCGGCAACAATCCCGAAGGCACCGGGGATTACAACCCGCTGATGCATCAGATGGTCAAGATTGATGATGCCGACGCTTTGGCCGAGATTCGTGCCGCGGTCGAGAAGCTTAAAGAAACCTATCCCGAGATTGACGTCGACGCCTATATCGAAAAGGCCACCAATCCCTTAAGCCAGCTCACGCCGGAGATGCTTGAAAAGCGCCGGCAAATGATCGCCGAGAATCTCAAATTCGCGATGAACGATGGTGAAAGCCGCATTTATCCGTTCAAAATGTTCAATGCCATGATGTACGAGGATATGGGCAATCAGGGCCCCTTTGGCGCCATGATCCTGCCATTTGATTACGCCACCTACTATGAGACTGGCGATGGCAAGGCCTCGGTCAAGCAGGCGATCAGTGATCCCATTGTGCAGCGCATGTATCAAATGCCCTTCAAACTCTACATGATGGATGAGTTCATGTACTACTTCGGTGTCATGGAGGGTTGGGATCCAAGCTATCCGCTAGTCGATGGCGAACTGGTCAATGTCGAGCCACACTGGATGCGCCAGATGGGCACCTTGATGGTGAATCACGGCATCCAGGGCGAGGGCAGGGATTGCAAGGAATGCCATGATCCGAACGGCGTCATGGACTTTGCCGCCCTGGCTTATCCGCCCGAGCGGGTCGCACAGCTGCAGAATCTGGAAGGCTTGAAGGCAAGCGGCCAGAATCCGGACCAGAAGGTGCAGCCATTGCCGGCGCCACCGGTACCCGCCAAGCCGCCCATTCAGGCCCAGGCAGCGGATAGGGTTTCACCAGACAGGGCTCCTGTGGGTCCACCGGCGGCAAGGCCGGTTCCCGGTGTGCCCGCTGCCAGGCCACTGGCGCCGGGGCCTCATGAGCGGATGTCGGTCAATCCGCCCTATCCCTACTGGCCGAGGTGA
- a CDS encoding trypsin-like serine protease: protein MSWPIILGCLLLAASPSKALHQGTADLDGRYPAVVAMGTQNEILCSATKIGARRLLTAAHCVVDTQSGELRPSFEPGGSIVVNQAPVQHQPGSGLIVTVARTLLAPDYKRGLKAFRAYKVRRLTAARESDGPGSALPEMTAEASLQQRLRLRHHFAARYPDVALIELYVDTPEIPTLPVRAVAPAPGDKVILVGYGCTQPGENASRSVRRGWGRTRIIRADAINFYSMAGQKQDGAPSLCPGTSGGPVLQQGRVVGVNCVVYGLNSRAGARSNMAVNLAPLAEWLRSAAGD, encoded by the coding sequence ATGTCATGGCCGATCATTCTTGGCTGCCTGTTGCTCGCCGCTAGCCCGAGCAAGGCGCTGCATCAGGGAACGGCGGACCTCGACGGACGCTACCCTGCCGTGGTGGCCATGGGAACCCAGAACGAGATCCTCTGCAGCGCCACCAAAATCGGCGCGCGCCGACTCCTCACCGCGGCCCACTGCGTGGTGGATACGCAAAGCGGTGAGCTGCGGCCATCCTTCGAGCCAGGAGGATCGATTGTCGTGAACCAGGCGCCCGTGCAACATCAGCCTGGCAGCGGTCTGATAGTGACAGTCGCGCGGACCTTGCTCGCCCCAGACTATAAGCGCGGGCTGAAAGCCTTTCGCGCTTACAAAGTTCGGCGACTGACGGCGGCACGTGAGAGTGATGGGCCCGGATCAGCGCTACCCGAGATGACAGCGGAAGCCTCTCTGCAACAACGGCTGCGGTTGCGGCACCACTTCGCCGCGCGCTACCCGGATGTCGCCCTGATTGAACTTTACGTGGACACCCCTGAGATTCCCACCCTCCCGGTAAGGGCTGTCGCGCCAGCGCCAGGCGACAAAGTGATCCTGGTTGGTTATGGTTGCACCCAGCCTGGGGAGAACGCCAGCCGGTCGGTCCGTCGCGGCTGGGGCCGCACCCGGATCATTCGCGCCGATGCGATCAACTTCTACAGCATGGCGGGGCAAAAGCAAGATGGCGCGCCATCCCTCTGCCCAGGCACTTCCGGCGGCCCGGTGTTGCAGCAAGGGCGAGTAGTTGGCGTCAACTGCGTGGTTTATGGACTGAATTCAAGAGCGGGCGCGCGATCCAACATGGCGGTCAATCTCGCGCCCCTGGCCGAGTGGCTCCGTTCAGCAGCGGGAGATTAA
- a CDS encoding cytochrome b/b6 domain-containing protein, protein MSAIYLYPIWLRLWHWLNAALFIVLMVTGASMHFAGMPWLLPFDTAVPVHNTAGILLTISWVVFILGNLYSANGRHYKVQFRGFFQRLFAQMGYYGYGIFRNAPHPFHVTEEMKLNTLQQISYIGVMYGLMPVLIISGWAFLYSVYLPETLFGIGTLWLIAMTHLTLAYFLVLFLVVHMYIITTGETLTTNLRAMLSGWHRESDH, encoded by the coding sequence ATGAGTGCCATCTATCTCTATCCCATTTGGTTGCGCCTGTGGCACTGGTTGAACGCGGCGCTCTTCATTGTGCTGATGGTGACTGGCGCGAGTATGCACTTTGCTGGCATGCCCTGGCTACTGCCGTTCGATACCGCCGTCCCGGTGCATAATACCGCCGGTATTTTGCTGACAATCAGTTGGGTGGTGTTTATTCTGGGGAATTTGTATTCCGCCAATGGGCGGCATTACAAGGTTCAATTCCGTGGCTTTTTCCAGCGTCTGTTCGCGCAGATGGGTTACTACGGCTATGGCATTTTCCGCAATGCGCCGCATCCCTTTCATGTCACCGAGGAGATGAAGCTCAATACACTGCAACAGATTAGCTACATCGGTGTCATGTATGGCCTGATGCCGGTTTTGATTATCAGCGGTTGGGCTTTTTTGTACTCGGTCTATCTGCCGGAAACCCTCTTTGGCATCGGCACCCTGTGGTTGATCGCCATGACGCATTTGACCCTGGCCTATTTCCTGGTGCTGTTTTTGGTGGTGCACATGTACATCATCACCACCGGAGAGACTCTGACCACCAATCTGCGTGCCATGCTGAGCGGCTGGCATCGCGAGTCGGACCATTAA
- the hybB gene encoding Ni/Fe-hydrogenase cytochrome b subunit translates to MTEAFRPLGGKLFTRHFQFMGVLVLIAGYFLIRRFIFGIGDVSNLSDGFPWGLWITYDVVTGTAIACGGYAMALLVYVFNRGQFHPMIRAALLTSVFGYTLAGASIVVDVGRYWQLYNVFLPQYINLNSVMLEVALCVTLYTLVLWIEFSPAILEAMKANRLLRFLRHILFFFIGVGILLPTMHQSSLGSLLLIAGYKVHDLWQTTIIPLLFLITAITMGYGIVVFESLYASVHLGRKLETPLLSKISAIIPWLLIAYLVLRIGDLFLSGQIRAIAGPGPEPYLFLAEVALFVFAIVTLMDQYHRTRPTILFWSSLAVVLGGALYRFNAFMIAFDPGPGWHYFPAVGEMSITLGIVAFEIMAYLFFVKKTPILAAGH, encoded by the coding sequence ATGACTGAGGCCTTCCGCCCCCTCGGCGGCAAGCTCTTCACCCGGCACTTCCAGTTCATGGGAGTGCTGGTGCTGATCGCCGGTTACTTTCTCATTCGCCGTTTTATCTTTGGCATTGGGGATGTCTCCAACCTGAGTGATGGCTTTCCCTGGGGCCTGTGGATCACCTACGACGTGGTCACGGGCACCGCCATTGCCTGTGGTGGCTATGCCATGGCGCTCCTGGTCTATGTATTCAATCGCGGGCAATTCCACCCGATGATTCGCGCCGCCCTGCTGACCAGCGTCTTTGGCTATACGCTGGCCGGTGCCTCCATTGTGGTCGACGTGGGTCGCTATTGGCAGTTGTATAACGTCTTTCTGCCACAGTACATCAATCTCAATTCGGTGATGCTGGAGGTCGCGCTCTGCGTCACCCTCTATACCCTGGTGCTCTGGATTGAGTTCTCCCCAGCCATCCTGGAGGCAATGAAGGCGAATCGGCTGCTGCGTTTCCTGCGCCATATTCTGTTCTTCTTCATCGGCGTTGGCATTCTGCTGCCAACCATGCATCAGTCCTCGCTCGGCTCCCTGCTATTGATCGCTGGCTATAAGGTGCATGATCTGTGGCAAACCACCATTATCCCGCTGCTGTTTTTGATTACCGCCATCACCATGGGCTACGGTATCGTGGTGTTCGAGTCGCTCTATGCCTCGGTCCATCTTGGACGCAAACTCGAAACCCCGCTGCTCAGTAAAATCAGCGCCATTATTCCCTGGCTGCTGATTGCTTATCTGGTGCTGCGCATTGGCGATTTGTTTCTGAGCGGTCAAATCCGCGCCATCGCCGGCCCTGGCCCGGAGCCTTATTTGTTCCTCGCCGAGGTGGCGCTCTTTGTCTTTGCCATTGTCACCCTAATGGATCAATACCACCGCACGCGCCCGACGATTTTGTTTTGGAGTTCCCTGGCCGTGGTGCTTGGCGGAGCGCTCTATCGCTTCAACGCCTTTATGATCGCCTTCGATCCCGGCCCCGGCTGGCACTATTTCCCAGCCGTGGGAGAGATGAGCATTACCCTGGGCATTGTGGCCTTTGAGATCATGGCTTATCTGTTCTTTGTGAAAAAGACGCCCATTCTGGCCGCCGGGCATTGA